One genomic segment of [Phormidium] sp. ETS-05 includes these proteins:
- a CDS encoding type II toxin-antitoxin system HigB family toxin — MRIIARSTLRDFWELHADAEQPLKAWFQDVRHMNWTSPADIKAIYANASILPNNRVVFNIKGTYQIIVHVRYDLGIVFIRFIGTHQQYDNIDATTI; from the coding sequence GTGAGGATTATTGCTCGCAGTACATTAAGAGACTTTTGGGAGTTACACGCGGATGCCGAACAACCATTAAAGGCTTGGTTTCAGGATGTCCGTCACATGAACTGGACAAGTCCAGCAGATATCAAAGCGATTTATGCTAATGCGAGTATTCTCCCCAATAATCGTGTGGTTTTTAATATAAAGGGTACTTATCAGATAATTGTTCATGTGCGTTATGACCTGGGAATTGTTTTTATTCGCTTTATTGGCACCCATCAACAATATGATAACATTGATGCAACAACTATTTAA
- a CDS encoding sulfatase, producing MTNHKMPRRRFLAGAASSAIASVLLHQNASRAANPPNIVFFLSDDQNYRTMSSYGGKVIATPHMDRIANEGAMFLNAFVTNSLCCPSRASFMTGLYSHTHGVKRNNALSSSQKVFTDYLHAAGYQTCFIGKWHMEGTPPQFDFWLGFSGQGDYENPQLLDFNGQLVQETGHMTDLLGDRAITYLKQYRKGPFCLFVWDKAPHRPWTPAPRYENALTDVTIPEPPTFNTDYSGKPEAVRNTDMQVETAKPPKTFQEWMKDYYRTLLSWDENIGRVLNTLDELGLTEDTIVIHSSDNGFFMGEQGFFDKRLMYEPSIRVPLVFRYPRMVQPGLKISEMVLNVDVAPTLLDIVGLPLPDDMHGSSFKPLLEQQNVPWRSSFLYEYYDYPASHKVKPHRGVRTQQWKYIHFFEEPQEFELYALTFDPDETNNLYANPYYNDVVAEMRRELERLRRETNDPDLVI from the coding sequence ATGACTAATCACAAAATGCCTCGACGGCGGTTTTTAGCGGGTGCGGCGAGTAGCGCGATCGCCTCTGTATTATTACACCAAAACGCATCCCGCGCCGCCAACCCTCCCAACATCGTTTTTTTTCTCAGCGATGACCAAAACTACCGTACCATGAGCAGTTATGGGGGTAAAGTTATCGCCACTCCCCACATGGACCGCATCGCCAATGAAGGCGCGATGTTCCTCAATGCCTTCGTCACTAACTCCCTATGCTGTCCCAGTCGCGCCAGTTTTATGACTGGTCTATATTCCCACACCCACGGCGTCAAGCGCAACAATGCTCTTTCCTCCAGTCAAAAAGTCTTTACTGACTATTTGCACGCCGCTGGTTATCAAACCTGCTTTATTGGCAAATGGCATATGGAAGGAACACCCCCTCAGTTTGATTTTTGGCTCGGTTTTAGCGGTCAGGGAGACTATGAAAACCCCCAACTTCTCGATTTTAACGGTCAACTGGTACAAGAAACTGGCCATATGACCGACTTACTGGGAGATAGGGCGATTACCTATTTAAAACAATACCGCAAAGGGCCATTTTGTCTATTTGTGTGGGACAAAGCTCCCCACCGTCCCTGGACACCCGCACCCCGTTATGAAAATGCTTTGACAGATGTCACCATTCCAGAGCCACCTACTTTCAATACTGATTATAGCGGCAAACCGGAAGCTGTCCGCAACACCGATATGCAGGTGGAAACTGCTAAACCTCCCAAAACTTTCCAAGAATGGATGAAAGATTATTATCGCACATTGTTAAGCTGGGATGAAAACATCGGGCGGGTGTTAAATACCCTGGATGAGTTAGGTTTAACCGAGGATACCATAGTTATCCATAGTAGCGATAATGGCTTTTTTATGGGAGAGCAAGGTTTTTTTGATAAACGTTTGATGTATGAACCATCTATCAGAGTGCCCCTGGTGTTTCGCTATCCACGGATGGTGCAACCGGGATTAAAAATTAGCGAAATGGTGTTAAATGTAGATGTGGCGCCGACTTTGTTGGATATTGTGGGTTTGCCATTGCCTGATGATATGCACGGCTCCAGTTTTAAACCGTTATTGGAACAGCAAAATGTACCCTGGCGAAGTTCGTTTTTATATGAATACTACGATTATCCGGCATCACATAAAGTCAAACCTCATCGCGGGGTGCGGACTCAGCAGTGGAAATATATCCACTTTTTTGAGGAACCCCAAGAGTTTGAACTCTACGCCTTGACTTTTGACCCGGATGAGACTAATAATTTATATGCCAATCCATATTATAATGATGTGGTGGCAGAAATGCGCCGGGAGTTGGAGCGGTTACGCCGGGAAACTAACGACCCCGATTTGGTAATATAG
- a CDS encoding CHAT domain-containing protein, with the protein MKKIVDISAILVLLSLVGKIDGAAAIAPRDFNTGLGREIVSLSENSVAEASLWEIGLQLYEEQRFAEAVQTWEKLRLQPDLSHPEKAVICSYLALAYRQLGNYEAAEAMVNQGLSLVGEISGENNPEIMARLHNSRGHLMLAMGNATAALSSWQQAEANYRLAGDELGAIGTLLNQAQALQSLGLYRRDRSTLESVASQLKAQPDSGIKATGLRSLGNIYRAIGELDKSTETLQESLAVAERLKSPEAIAAAQLGLGNTATDIYKIAKNLNDTPRQNAALKTGINAYETAANTTANVNQKVEAWLNHIKLLLAAQLREDAAKLAAEILPKMDNLPASRRTVYGIINLTDSLKILGHNQEQIAGLLAQAVQQAASLGDVRAESYALGSLGRLYQEAGQLKDARKLMETALFQAESINASDIAYQWHWQLGRLFSRQGNRADAISAYNEAILDLENLRKDLTTINTEVQFSFRESVEPVYRELVSVLLQSPNQTNLNQARQVIESLQVAELQNFFQEACLDARVANIDEVDKNAAIIYPIILPDSLEIILALPRQPLRHYRSAVAAREIETTAAQLRRNLGRVTGSKTEVLRLSQVIYNWMMQPAAADIAASGVKTLVFVPDGVLRNLPMGVLYDGEKYLIENYNIALSPGSQLIDPQPLKAQKLQVLAAGLSEARQGFSPLPEVAQELADIKQQLGAKLLLNQDFTSQSFRTALEKKPFMAVHIATHGQFSSRAENTFILTYDGVINVQDWDNFLRLGAERLNQPIELLVLSACETAAGDNRAALGLAGVAVRAGARSTLATLWKVSDKSTAALMDSFYRELGQGKTKAEALRLAQLELLQQGQYALPYFWASYVMVGNWL; encoded by the coding sequence ATGAAAAAAATAGTTGACATTTCGGCAATACTGGTGTTATTATCTTTGGTAGGAAAAATAGATGGGGCAGCGGCAATTGCACCCCGTGATTTTAATACCGGACTGGGTAGGGAAATTGTTAGTTTAAGCGAAAACTCAGTTGCGGAGGCGAGCCTATGGGAAATTGGGCTACAACTTTATGAGGAGCAGCGGTTCGCTGAGGCGGTGCAAACTTGGGAAAAATTGCGGTTGCAGCCGGATTTGAGTCATCCCGAAAAGGCGGTTATTTGCAGTTATCTGGCTCTGGCTTATCGGCAATTGGGCAATTATGAAGCGGCGGAGGCAATGGTTAACCAGGGGTTGTCTCTGGTAGGGGAAATTTCTGGGGAAAATAACCCGGAAATTATGGCGCGGCTGCATAATAGTCGGGGTCATTTGATGTTGGCTATGGGCAATGCCACGGCGGCGTTAAGCAGTTGGCAGCAGGCGGAGGCAAATTACCGCCTAGCTGGGGATGAGTTGGGGGCGATCGGCACTTTGTTGAATCAGGCTCAAGCGTTGCAATCGCTGGGGTTGTACCGGCGCGATCGCTCCACCCTAGAATCCGTAGCCAGTCAACTTAAAGCCCAACCCGATTCCGGGATTAAAGCCACCGGTTTGCGCAGTTTAGGCAATATTTATCGCGCCATAGGCGAACTGGATAAATCCACAGAAACTTTACAGGAAAGTTTGGCAGTGGCGGAGCGGTTAAAGTCCCCCGAAGCCATTGCAGCGGCACAGTTAGGTTTAGGCAATACCGCCACTGACATCTATAAGATAGCGAAAAACTTAAATGATACTCCCAGGCAAAATGCGGCTTTAAAAACCGGAATCAATGCCTATGAAACTGCCGCAAATACTACGGCTAACGTTAATCAAAAAGTGGAAGCGTGGTTAAATCACATAAAATTGCTTTTAGCGGCACAACTGCGGGAAGATGCCGCCAAGTTAGCAGCAGAAATTCTCCCAAAAATGGATAATTTACCCGCCAGCCGTCGCACCGTATATGGGATAATTAATCTGACTGATAGTTTAAAGATTCTGGGTCATAACCAAGAGCAAATAGCCGGTTTACTTGCCCAAGCAGTGCAGCAAGCCGCCAGTTTAGGCGATGTGCGCGCTGAGTCATACGCTCTGGGGAGTTTGGGGCGGCTATATCAGGAGGCGGGACAGCTCAAAGATGCCCGCAAACTCATGGAAACTGCCTTATTTCAAGCAGAGTCAATTAATGCCTCGGATATCGCCTATCAATGGCATTGGCAATTGGGGCGACTTTTCTCCCGCCAGGGAAATCGGGCAGATGCCATATCCGCTTATAATGAAGCTATCCTGGATTTAGAAAATTTGCGGAAAGATTTAACCACCATTAACACCGAAGTGCAGTTTAGCTTTCGGGAAAGCGTGGAACCAGTATATCGAGAGCTGGTGTCAGTGCTGCTGCAATCTCCCAATCAGACTAATCTCAACCAAGCGCGCCAAGTTATAGAATCTTTGCAGGTGGCAGAATTGCAAAACTTCTTTCAAGAAGCCTGCTTGGATGCGCGGGTGGCAAATATCGATGAAGTGGATAAAAATGCGGCGATTATTTACCCGATTATTTTACCAGATAGCCTAGAAATTATCCTCGCTCTGCCCCGTCAACCATTGCGCCACTATCGCAGTGCAGTGGCGGCGAGAGAAATTGAAACTACAGCGGCCCAACTGCGGCGAAATTTGGGGCGAGTAACTGGGAGTAAAACTGAAGTTTTGCGTTTATCTCAGGTAATTTATAATTGGATGATGCAACCCGCTGCAGCGGATATTGCGGCTAGTGGGGTGAAAACTTTGGTATTTGTGCCTGATGGGGTGTTGCGCAATTTGCCTATGGGGGTACTTTATGATGGGGAAAAATATCTGATTGAAAACTACAATATTGCCCTATCTCCCGGTTCACAGCTCATCGACCCCCAACCCTTGAAGGCGCAAAAGTTGCAGGTGTTGGCGGCGGGTTTGTCGGAAGCCAGACAAGGGTTTTCGCCTTTGCCAGAAGTGGCGCAGGAATTGGCGGATATTAAGCAGCAGCTTGGGGCGAAATTACTGTTAAACCAGGATTTTACCAGCCAATCTTTCCGCACGGCTTTAGAAAAAAAACCCTTTATGGCGGTTCACATTGCCACCCACGGGCAGTTTAGCTCCCGCGCTGAAAATACGTTTATTCTGACTTATGATGGGGTGATTAATGTGCAAGATTGGGATAATTTCTTGCGCCTTGGGGCGGAAAGGCTGAATCAACCTATAGAGTTATTAGTGTTATCCGCTTGCGAAACGGCGGCGGGGGATAACCGTGCCGCTTTGGGTTTAGCGGGGGTGGCGGTACGTGCGGGGGCTCGCAGTACCTTGGCCACTTTATGGAAAGTGAGCGATAAATCTACGGCGGCGTTGATGGATAGTTTTTATCGGGAACTGGGGCAAGGCAAAACGAAAGCGGAGGCTCTCCGGTTGGCGCAGTTGGAGTTATTGCAGCAGGGTCAGTATGCGCTCCCTTATTTTTGGGCGAGTTATGTTATGGTGGGAAATTGGTTGTAG
- a CDS encoding DUF433 domain-containing protein, translating to MQLEDYFDFQRPDDIRLKGTRVGIENILYEYIYRARTPEEIVTCFSSITLEQVYATILYYLHNKEAVSKYIADWIEWGEKQRKAQELNPSPAILRLRKLKAEREAMRKSNGSEIPLG from the coding sequence ATGCAGTTAGAAGACTATTTCGACTTTCAGCGTCCCGATGACATTCGGCTGAAAGGCACGAGGGTGGGCATAGAAAATATACTCTACGAGTATATCTACCGCGCTCGGACGCCGGAGGAAATTGTTACTTGCTTTTCTAGCATCACCTTAGAGCAGGTATATGCCACTATCCTCTATTACCTGCACAATAAAGAAGCTGTCAGTAAGTATATCGCTGATTGGATTGAGTGGGGAGAAAAGCAGCGGAAAGCTCAAGAGTTGAACCCTTCCCCTGCGATTTTACGGTTGCGGAAATTGAAAGCTGAACGAGAGGCGATGAGGAAAAGCAATGGCTCTGAAATACCTCTTGGATGA
- the uvrA gene encoding excinuclease ABC subunit UvrA has product MTNDNIIRIRGARQHNLKNLDLDLPKGSLIVFTGVSGSGKSSLAFDTIFAEGQRRYVESLSAYARQFLGQLDKPDVEAIEGLSPAISIDQKSTSHNPRSTVGTVTEIYDYLRLLFGRSGEPHCPICARSIAPQTIDEMQDIIMSLPEGSKFQILAPVVRGKKGTHKKLLSSIASSGFVRIRIDGEIYELSDTIELEKNAIHTIEIVIDRLIKKPGIEERLADSLSTCLHHGEGLALILHDNGEMLLSEKFACPEHGAVMAELSPRLFSFNSPYGACSECHGLGSFRTFAPELIIPDPSRPVESAIAPWAEKENPYYLSLLDAVATTHGFKLSTPWHKLTPQQQQILLHGSEEPIWFEGYDRRYPGIIPILQKQYQETASELRKEKLEPYLINQPCAACAGKRLKPEALAVRISDYSITDFTSVSIRHCHQRIQQLHLTPRQTQIAERVLKEIQQRLQFLLDVGLDYLTLDRAAATLSGGEAQRIRLATQIGSGLTGVLYVLDEPSIGLHQRDNTRLLNTLTKLRNLGNTLIVVEHDEETIRAADYIVDIGPKAGIHGGHIVAQGNLETILHAENSLTGAYLSGRNCIPTPESRRPGNGNSLILKNARRHNLQNINVEIPLGKLVCITGVSGSGKSTLINELLYPALQHHLTRQVSFPQDIDEFTTANGSDIKEVVDKVIIIDQSPIGRTPRSNPATYTGVFDPIREIFAQTIEAKARGYKPGRFSFNVKGGRCEACGGQGVNIISMNFLPDVHVQCDICKGARYNRETLQVKYKDKSIAEVLDMTVEEALEVFQNIPRAASRLQTLVDVGLGYIHLGQSATTLSGGEAQRVKLASELVRRATGKTLYLIDEPTTGLSFYDVHQLLNVLQRLVDKGNSIIIIEHNLDVVRCADWIIDLGPEGGDKGGCIVATGTPEQVAINPVSYTGQYLQHYFS; this is encoded by the coding sequence ATGACAAATGACAATATAATTAGAATTCGGGGCGCCCGTCAGCATAATCTGAAAAATCTTGATTTGGATTTGCCGAAGGGTAGTTTAATTGTGTTTACGGGGGTGTCGGGTTCGGGTAAGTCTTCCCTGGCTTTTGATACTATTTTTGCTGAGGGCCAACGGCGTTATGTGGAGTCACTGAGTGCTTATGCACGGCAGTTTTTGGGTCAGTTGGATAAGCCGGATGTGGAGGCGATCGAGGGGTTGTCCCCCGCTATATCTATTGACCAAAAGTCAACCTCTCATAACCCACGCTCTACGGTGGGGACGGTGACGGAAATATACGACTATTTGCGCTTGCTGTTCGGGCGATCGGGTGAGCCCCATTGTCCTATTTGTGCCCGCTCGATCGCCCCGCAAACGATCGACGAAATGCAAGACATTATCATGTCCCTCCCCGAGGGTAGCAAATTTCAAATCCTCGCCCCCGTAGTCCGAGGCAAAAAAGGCACCCATAAAAAACTACTTTCCAGTATCGCTAGCTCCGGTTTCGTCCGCATCCGCATTGATGGCGAAATTTACGAACTCTCAGACACCATAGAACTAGAAAAAAATGCTATCCACACTATAGAAATAGTGATAGACCGACTCATCAAAAAACCGGGCATTGAAGAACGCCTCGCCGACTCCCTCTCTACCTGTTTGCATCACGGCGAAGGACTCGCCCTCATCCTCCACGACAACGGCGAAATGCTCCTTTCTGAAAAGTTCGCTTGTCCCGAACATGGGGCAGTTATGGCGGAACTTTCCCCCCGTTTATTCTCCTTCAACTCCCCCTATGGCGCCTGTAGCGAATGCCACGGTTTAGGCAGTTTCCGCACCTTTGCCCCAGAGTTAATTATACCCGACCCTAGCCGTCCTGTGGAAAGCGCGATCGCCCCCTGGGCGGAAAAAGAAAACCCCTACTATCTCTCCCTCCTCGACGCCGTAGCCACTACCCACGGCTTCAAACTTAGCACACCCTGGCACAAACTCACCCCACAGCAGCAACAAATACTCCTCCACGGTAGCGAGGAACCCATCTGGTTTGAAGGATACGATCGGCGTTATCCCGGTATTATCCCCATCCTCCAAAAACAATATCAAGAAACCGCCTCAGAACTGCGAAAAGAAAAACTCGAACCCTACCTCATTAACCAACCTTGCGCCGCTTGTGCAGGTAAACGCCTCAAACCCGAAGCCTTAGCCGTCCGCATCAGCGACTATTCTATTACCGACTTCACCAGCGTTTCTATCCGTCATTGTCACCAACGCATCCAACAACTCCACCTCACCCCCCGCCAAACCCAAATAGCCGAAAGAGTATTAAAAGAAATTCAGCAGCGACTGCAGTTTCTCCTCGATGTTGGACTCGACTACCTCACCCTTGATAGAGCCGCCGCCACCCTCTCTGGAGGCGAAGCACAACGCATCCGACTCGCCACCCAAATAGGTTCTGGACTCACCGGCGTCCTCTACGTTCTTGACGAACCCAGCATCGGTTTACACCAGCGAGATAACACCCGCCTGCTCAACACCTTAACCAAACTTCGCAACCTCGGTAACACACTTATTGTCGTCGAACATGACGAAGAAACCATCCGCGCCGCCGACTATATTGTAGATATTGGACCAAAAGCCGGTATCCACGGCGGTCATATCGTCGCTCAAGGCAATTTAGAAACCATTCTGCACGCGGAAAATTCCCTCACCGGTGCTTATTTATCGGGACGCAACTGCATCCCCACCCCGGAAAGTCGCCGCCCCGGAAACGGTAACAGTCTCATCCTCAAAAACGCCCGCCGTCACAACCTGCAAAACATCAATGTAGAAATACCTTTGGGCAAACTCGTTTGCATTACCGGCGTTTCCGGTTCCGGCAAGTCCACCCTCATTAATGAACTACTTTATCCCGCCCTGCAACATCATCTCACCCGTCAAGTCTCCTTTCCTCAAGATATCGATGAATTCACCACCGCCAACGGCAGTGATATTAAAGAAGTCGTAGATAAAGTTATCATTATCGACCAGTCCCCCATTGGTAGGACACCCCGCTCTAACCCCGCTACCTACACCGGAGTTTTTGACCCCATTCGGGAAATATTCGCCCAAACCATTGAAGCCAAAGCTAGAGGATACAAACCCGGTCGATTTTCCTTTAATGTCAAAGGCGGTCGATGCGAAGCCTGCGGCGGTCAAGGGGTGAATATTATCTCGATGAACTTCCTCCCCGATGTCCATGTACAATGTGACATTTGTAAAGGAGCCCGTTACAACCGGGAAACCTTACAAGTGAAATATAAAGACAAGTCCATAGCCGAAGTTTTGGACATGACTGTAGAGGAAGCCTTAGAAGTTTTTCAAAACATCCCCCGCGCCGCCAGTCGTCTGCAAACTCTCGTAGATGTAGGTTTAGGTTATATCCATTTAGGGCAAAGTGCCACCACCCTTTCTGGCGGCGAAGCGCAACGGGTGAAACTCGCCAGCGAACTCGTCCGCCGCGCCACCGGGAAAACTCTTTATCTCATTGACGAACCCACCACCGGTTTATCATTTTACGACGTTCACCAGTTATTAAATGTGTTGCAGCGGCTGGTAGATAAAGGCAACTCGATTATCATTATAGAACATAATCTCGATGTGGTGCGTTGCGCCGATTGGATAATCGATTTAGGCCCCGAAGGCGGGGATAAAGGAGGCTGCATTGTGGCTACTGGCACCCCGGAACAAGTAGCAATTAATCCCGTTTCTTACACGGGTCAATATTTGCAGCATTATTTTTCTTAG
- a CDS encoding type II toxin-antitoxin system HigA family antitoxin: MNLKPIKTDADYREALAEVERLFNAPVDTIEGDMLEVLTTLIEAYEEQHHPIELPLPYEAILYHLESRQPPVLSFIDGLKRRGVSEQVIQEALNELIMDNG; this comes from the coding sequence ATGAATTTAAAACCGATTAAAACCGACGCAGATTATCGTGAAGCCTTAGCAGAGGTTGAACGGTTATTTAATGCGCCTGTAGATACGATAGAGGGGGATATGCTTGAGGTTCTGACAACTCTCATCGAAGCCTATGAGGAACAACATCATCCGATTGAGTTACCATTACCCTATGAGGCTATTTTATACCATCTGGAAAGTCGCCAGCCACCGGTTTTAAGTTTTATTGACGGTTTGAAGCGGCGCGGGGTAAGCGAGCAGGTAATTCAAGAGGCTTTAAATGAATTGATAATGGATAATGGATAA
- a CDS encoding DUF5615 family PIN-like protein, whose amino-acid sequence MALKYLLDENVHPLYGVQLRRRCPDLVVRAVGEPATPPKSTLDPEILCWCEEYDFVLVTNNRTSMPVHLIDHIESSRHIPGIFILNPGLTIGQNLEELILIAGASFDNEYQDQIVHLPLS is encoded by the coding sequence ATGGCTCTGAAATACCTCTTGGATGAAAATGTCCATCCTCTGTATGGCGTTCAACTACGCCGCCGGTGTCCAGACCTAGTGGTTAGGGCAGTTGGGGAGCCTGCTACTCCGCCAAAAAGCACTCTAGACCCGGAAATTCTCTGCTGGTGTGAAGAGTATGACTTTGTGCTGGTTACGAATAACCGCACATCGATGCCAGTACATTTGATTGACCACATAGAATCAAGTCGTCATATACCCGGGATTTTTATTTTAAATCCAGGTTTGACGATCGGGCAAAATCTTGAGGAATTGATTTTGATTGCTGGAGCATCCTTCGATAATGAATATCAAGACCAAATTGTGCATTTGCCACTGAGTTAA
- a CDS encoding filamentous hemagglutinin N-terminal domain-containing protein, whose amino-acid sequence MLTLAKTLSVAAFSLSFSLPATAQIIPDATLGGESSKITGTPEVLQIEGGAIRGTNLFHSFSSFSLNTGERAHFQNSPNIENIITRVTGGNISQIDGTISANDTANLFLINPSGIIFGANAKLDIGGSFFGTTASEIQFADRTTYSAINPQTPPLLTVTAPVGLQLGTNPGSIEVMGTGNNLSYGDNFSTIRDNRPVGLEVKLGKTLTLVGGNINLTGGNLTAESGRIELAAIGSNNSITFSPAEGWQLDATTATEFAEIQLNAAASLDASGAKGGDIHIRGNSLSLIDGSTILANTLGSETGGGINIRTQDFILLRDNNSSGYPSSLLTEVNIGATGDGAPLTIDTGKLLLLNGAVISSGTFDAGDGGSMTIRTRESVEMRGIDTFIGFPSLVLSQANETSTGNAGTINIETGKFLLEDGALISSSTTSSGNGGSITVEASGLVSVSGVVPVRGDSSGLSTEAENGVTGASGNLTIIAPEIRVFDRGLINVNHTGLGNGGRLFISADKLFLDNKGRLNASTALGLGGDVTLNLRDLELRGNSEITVEALGGVGGGGNLDINADNIAVIENSQITANAIGGAGGNIRIAATGIFAPAGAITASSQLGIDGNVRVSTPDVNPSQGLLEVQANTVVTSNLITRSCGDYRDSQFTLTGRGGLPPNPNDTLPDEATWEDLRFPGGAGVQGSRGAEVQGSRGAEEQGSVGSVGSGKCGQQSSSLSSLSSLSSLSSPSPRLPVTQSPRHPIYHRGDGVDSGCWGRYHFGG is encoded by the coding sequence ATGCTCACCCTAGCAAAAACTCTCTCTGTGGCGGCATTTTCTCTCAGCTTTTCCCTGCCAGCCACAGCCCAAATCATCCCCGATGCCACCCTCGGCGGGGAAAGTTCTAAAATCACAGGCACCCCAGAGGTGCTACAAATAGAAGGTGGCGCTATTAGAGGTACAAACCTCTTTCACAGCTTCTCCAGTTTTTCCCTTAATACCGGAGAGCGCGCCCACTTTCAAAATTCACCTAATATAGAAAATATCATTACCCGCGTCACTGGCGGCAATATTTCCCAAATTGATGGCACCATCAGCGCTAACGACACCGCTAATCTATTCCTGATTAATCCTAGCGGGATTATCTTTGGCGCCAATGCCAAATTAGACATCGGCGGCTCATTTTTTGGCACCACCGCCAGCGAAATTCAATTTGCCGATCGCACCACCTACAGCGCCATCAACCCCCAAACACCACCTCTGCTTACAGTCACCGCACCCGTCGGTTTACAACTAGGCACCAATCCGGGTAGTATAGAAGTAATGGGGACTGGTAATAACCTGAGCTACGGCGATAATTTTAGCACTATTCGGGATAATCGTCCCGTTGGGTTAGAGGTAAAACTGGGTAAAACTCTTACCCTGGTTGGTGGTAATATCAATCTCACCGGGGGCAACCTCACCGCCGAAAGTGGCAGGATAGAACTAGCCGCGATCGGTAGCAATAATAGCATCACCTTTTCCCCCGCTGAAGGGTGGCAACTTGACGCCACCACCGCCACCGAATTTGCTGAGATCCAACTCAACGCCGCTGCTTCCCTCGACGCCAGCGGTGCCAAAGGTGGCGATATCCACATCCGGGGGAACTCTCTATCTCTGATTGATGGTTCTACTATCTTAGCCAATACTCTCGGTAGTGAAACCGGCGGCGGTATCAATATCCGCACCCAGGATTTTATCCTGTTACGTGATAATAACTCTAGCGGCTATCCCAGTTCCCTGCTCACAGAAGTCAACATCGGCGCCACCGGTGATGGCGCTCCCCTCACCATAGATACTGGCAAATTGCTACTCCTCAATGGCGCCGTTATTTCTTCGGGCACTTTTGACGCTGGTGATGGCGGTAGTATGACCATCCGCACCAGGGAATCTGTGGAAATGCGCGGTATTGATACATTTATCGGTTTCCCCAGTCTTGTACTCAGTCAAGCCAATGAAACCTCTACTGGTAATGCGGGCACAATTAATATTGAAACCGGAAAATTTCTCTTAGAAGATGGTGCTTTGATATCATCTTCTACTACTAGCAGCGGTAATGGGGGCAGTATTACTGTAGAAGCCTCGGGATTAGTCTCGGTGTCGGGAGTAGTTCCTGTACGTGGTGACAGCAGTGGCTTATCCACTGAGGCGGAAAATGGTGTTACGGGGGCTTCAGGAAATTTAACCATTATTGCCCCTGAAATTCGGGTGTTTGATAGGGGTTTAATTAACGTCAATCACACGGGTTTGGGAAATGGTGGCCGGTTATTCATCAGCGCCGATAAGTTATTTTTGGATAACAAGGGGCGATTGAATGCTTCTACTGCTCTCGGTTTGGGTGGTGATGTGACGTTAAACTTGCGGGATTTAGAACTACGGGGCAATAGTGAGATTACCGTAGAAGCTCTGGGGGGTGTGGGTGGTGGTGGCAACCTGGACATTAATGCGGATAATATTGCGGTGATAGAAAATAGTCAAATTACAGCCAATGCAATTGGAGGCGCAGGAGGCAATATTCGCATCGCGGCTACAGGGATTTTCGCTCCCGCCGGTGCAATTACTGCTAGTTCTCAATTGGGAATAGATGGTAATGTGCGTGTTAGCACTCCAGATGTGAACCCATCCCAGGGGTTGCTAGAAGTTCAGGCGAATACTGTAGTTACCAGCAATTTAATTACTCGCAGTTGTGGCGATTATCGAGATAGTCAATTTACATTGACTGGAAGGGGTGGTTTACCGCCTAACCCTAATGACACGCTCCCAGATGAAGCGACTTGGGAGGATTTACGTTTTCCTGGGGGAGCAGGGGTGCAGGGGAGCAGAGGAGCAGAGGTGCAGGGGAGCAGGGGAGCAGAGGAGCAGGGGAGTGTGGGGAGTGTGGGGAGTGGGAAGTGTGGTCAGCAATCTTCCTCCCTATCCTCCCTATCCTCCCTATCCTCCCTATCCTCCCCGTCCCCCCGTCTCCCCGTCACCCAGTCACCCCGTCACCCCATCTATCATCGAGGCGACGGGGTGGACAGTGGATGCTGGGGGCGATATCATTTTGGTGGCTAA